From the genome of Mixophyes fleayi isolate aMixFle1 chromosome 2, aMixFle1.hap1, whole genome shotgun sequence, one region includes:
- the LOC142140112 gene encoding tripartite motif containing 13-like produces MDVWEEELTCSICCSLFYDPRVLPCSHNFCKKCLEGVIEGNTRHMLLNPSTFKCPTCRKEISTMGVNSHQVNYPLKGIVEKYNKIKAGPKIPMCKGHSGQPLNIFCSTDLKLICGFCATGDHKEHVISSIDDAYNQEKCSLDFLLWEFKDFQFTHVIARLDTLETNKQKVLNSLWMDSDGVKSYFEQLQDLLEQKKNEILSDLETMKLAVMQAYDPEISKLHNIISEHEKACNIAENIKDIYDPPLFLRKIQEFREKIRLIKASLPSASDVTVISYMKNFDTSMWDNYKLVDVDKICLPQEAPAKYPFFSRAVAVVAIFAILLLLLLLALHNKFLDFDNHLQPISSDLSDTTPIAEEDACYWDLIVEQFFLLGEMLHNYTGK; encoded by the coding sequence ATGGATGTGTGGGAGGAAGAGCTGACATGTTCAATCTGCTGCAGCCTTTTTTATGATCCTCGAGTTTTACCTTGTTCACACAACTTCTGTAAAAAATGTTTAGAAGGTGTCATTGAAGGCAATACCAGGCATATGTTACTGAACCCTTCAACTTTTAAATGTCCGACTTGCCGAAAAGAAATCTCCACAATGGGTGTTAATAGCCATCAGGTTAATTATCCACTGAAAGGAATTGTGGAAAAATACAATAAGATTAAGGCAGGTCCAAAAATACCAATGTGTAAAGGGCACAGTGGTCAACCCCTTAACATCTTTTGCTCTACGGATCTAAAGCTGATCTGTGGGTTTTGTGCCACAGGGGATCACAAAGAACATGTCATTTCTTCCATTGATGATGCCTACAACCAGGAAAAGTGTTCACTTGACTTTCTCCTTTGGGAGTTTAAGGACTTTCAATTCACGCATGTCATTGCCCGACTGGACACCTTGGAGACCAACAAGCAGAAAGTTCTTAATTCACTGTGGATGGATTCGGATGGGGTGAAATCTTATTTTGAACAGCTGCAGGATTTGctagaacagaaaaaaaatgagaTTCTGTCAGATTTAGAAACCATGAAGCTTGCAGTCATGCAAGCTTATGATCCAGAAATCAGTAAGTTGCACAACATCATCAGTGAGCATGAAAAAGCTTGCAACATTGCCGAAAATATTAAGGATATTTATGATCCACCTTTGTTCCTTCGGAAGATTCAGGAATTTAGAGAGAAAATTAGACTTATCAAAGCCTCATTGCCTTCTGCCTCGGATGTTACTGTCATTTCTTATATGAAAAATTTTGATACCAGTATGTGGGATAATTACAAACTAGTAGATGTGGATAAAATATGTTTGCCACAGGAAGCACCCGCCAAATACCCATTCTTCTCTAGAGCGGTAGCAGTGGTTGCTATATTTGCCATTTTATTGCTGCTATTACTTTTAGCACTACATAACAAATTTCTGGACTTTGACAACCATTTGCAGCCGATATCCTCTGACCTGTCAGACACCACCCCAATAGCTGAAGAAGATGCCTGTTATTGGGACCTAATTGTAGAGCAATTCTTTCTCCTTGGTGAAATGCTACACAACTATACtggtaaataa